One Tunturibacter gelidoferens genomic region harbors:
- a CDS encoding TonB-dependent receptor, whose protein sequence is MHKGLKFGFRCLSALALVIATCLPAFTQTITGSITGIVTDPTGAVVAGAKVTATNVLTGVATPTVTNPSGIYSLHFLQIGQYKITVESSSFAPQSTNAFSLEVDQEAKVNVALKVGGTNSNVVVTDTAPILNTENATTGDTITAAAATELPLQSRNFSTLTLLVAGAITPNPQALDNVGRGQYNGGFNVNGNREQSNNYTLDGADINEAIDNYIGYSPNVDALGEVRIITGNSTAEYGNANGGQIVMVTKSGTNRFHGNAFFFGENQNLNANTWAAKLTGAPRAPFNRAIFGGTLGGPIFKDKLFFFVDYQGARQHNSTVENRTVVSAADRTLPGITNPAAIYLFAHPELYPEPNTVTNTSVNFVGASGQATVNNQGDFKIDWRATNRDTISGRFSIGRENDGFSKVALPTDIPTNNNDPYTGFIVNWTHEISPSIVNEARAGYGRTRYIQTPTDVSGNWGLTGNAKLGIPGTQLVPGFSTLVIGNGANSGTVDDIGAPQAQDGNGSYGGINSDSIVNAYTYGDNLTWQHGKQTLKFGAQVLRYQENRYYSGNDGSLGWFGFNGKVGDFLSDNVTSEGQGALTGRWGQRQYRPAVFAQDDFKLTSNLTINLGLRWEYDQPYIEVNNKQANINLTTGVITNAGVNGAPRALYNAYHAGFMPRLGFAWSPESFHDKFVLRGGYGITNFLEGTGANLRLTLNPPFFVDASCTNKLPCANGAPFLSITNGFYRPSDPSVYAGNVRAWQPNLKPALIQQYNLTTEYQVDNFTSVTVAYLGQNGTHLVDPREGNQRACLTCALPITTLSVLNPALNQIANISYTESEAVMNYSSLQVTGRRRLDHGLEFLANWTYSKGLSNNLGYYGASGGAGDSQSAYWQDAYNGGADYGPTYFDAKHNVSISGYYELPFGRGRQFGGGMNRIADEVVGGWKVGSIMSFHTGFPITVASNAFYSNSVNARAARANHLRSLHVRGRTETNYFGTDPSAQTCASDFDNGTCAYQEQSASSFGNSSVGSERDPGYQQIDLALSKDFAITEGSHVEFRSDFLNAFNMVSLAPPSNNASPGNNFGQISNTVNEPRNIQLALKFVF, encoded by the coding sequence ATGCACAAAGGACTAAAGTTCGGATTCCGTTGTCTATCAGCGTTAGCGCTGGTCATCGCGACTTGTCTGCCAGCGTTCACGCAGACCATTACCGGCTCTATTACCGGTATCGTGACCGATCCAACCGGTGCTGTCGTGGCGGGCGCTAAGGTAACCGCTACCAACGTCCTAACAGGTGTAGCCACTCCGACTGTGACCAATCCGAGTGGCATCTACTCTCTCCATTTTTTGCAGATTGGACAATACAAGATCACCGTAGAATCCAGTAGTTTCGCTCCTCAAAGCACCAACGCTTTTTCGCTTGAAGTCGATCAGGAAGCGAAAGTAAACGTAGCCTTGAAGGTCGGCGGAACAAATAGCAATGTCGTCGTCACTGACACGGCGCCCATTCTTAACACAGAAAACGCAACGACCGGCGACACGATTACTGCAGCCGCCGCCACGGAGCTGCCGTTGCAGAGCCGCAACTTCTCCACGCTCACTCTGTTAGTCGCCGGGGCCATCACTCCAAACCCCCAGGCGCTCGATAACGTGGGCCGCGGTCAATATAACGGCGGGTTCAACGTCAACGGAAACCGCGAGCAGAGCAACAACTACACTCTCGACGGAGCCGATATCAACGAGGCGATCGATAACTACATCGGCTACAGCCCCAACGTCGACGCACTCGGCGAAGTCCGCATCATCACCGGCAATTCTACCGCTGAGTACGGCAACGCAAACGGCGGTCAGATAGTCATGGTCACTAAAAGCGGGACCAATCGATTCCATGGCAACGCTTTCTTCTTCGGTGAAAACCAGAATTTGAACGCAAATACATGGGCTGCAAAGCTGACCGGCGCACCACGTGCTCCATTCAACCGCGCCATCTTCGGCGGCACACTCGGCGGTCCCATCTTCAAAGACAAGCTCTTCTTTTTTGTGGATTACCAGGGAGCTCGCCAGCATAACTCCACCGTCGAAAACCGAACGGTCGTCTCTGCAGCAGATCGCACGTTGCCCGGCATCACGAATCCCGCAGCAATCTATCTCTTCGCCCACCCAGAGCTTTATCCAGAGCCCAATACCGTGACGAACACGTCCGTAAACTTCGTCGGGGCATCGGGCCAGGCCACAGTCAACAACCAGGGCGATTTCAAGATCGATTGGCGAGCGACTAACCGGGACACGATCTCTGGTCGCTTCTCTATCGGCCGCGAGAACGACGGCTTCTCGAAGGTCGCTCTACCGACCGACATTCCAACGAATAACAACGACCCCTACACCGGATTCATTGTCAACTGGACCCACGAAATCTCTCCCAGCATCGTCAATGAAGCGCGTGCTGGCTATGGCCGCACTCGCTACATTCAAACTCCAACCGACGTCTCCGGCAATTGGGGCCTCACTGGCAACGCCAAACTTGGCATACCTGGAACCCAACTCGTTCCCGGCTTCAGCACCCTCGTCATCGGCAATGGCGCTAACTCTGGCACAGTGGATGACATCGGCGCTCCGCAGGCTCAGGATGGCAATGGGTCCTACGGCGGTATCAATAGCGACAGCATCGTGAACGCTTATACCTACGGAGATAATCTCACCTGGCAACACGGCAAACAGACACTGAAGTTCGGTGCTCAGGTGCTTCGCTACCAGGAGAATCGCTACTACTCGGGCAACGATGGATCACTAGGTTGGTTCGGATTCAATGGCAAAGTTGGTGACTTCTTGAGCGACAACGTAACCTCCGAAGGTCAGGGCGCTCTAACCGGCCGCTGGGGACAACGCCAGTATCGTCCCGCCGTCTTCGCGCAGGATGACTTCAAACTGACCTCCAACCTGACGATCAATCTCGGCCTGCGCTGGGAGTACGATCAGCCCTATATAGAGGTCAATAACAAGCAGGCGAATATCAACCTTACCACCGGCGTGATCACCAACGCAGGTGTGAACGGTGCTCCGCGTGCTCTCTACAATGCTTATCATGCGGGCTTTATGCCGAGGTTGGGCTTCGCGTGGTCGCCGGAATCCTTCCATGACAAGTTTGTGCTTCGCGGCGGTTACGGCATTACCAACTTCTTGGAGGGCACGGGAGCCAATCTGCGGCTCACGCTCAACCCGCCGTTCTTTGTCGACGCATCCTGCACCAACAAATTGCCCTGCGCCAACGGAGCTCCCTTCCTGAGCATCACCAACGGCTTCTATCGTCCCTCCGACCCGTCTGTCTATGCGGGTAACGTACGCGCATGGCAGCCAAATCTGAAGCCTGCCTTGATTCAGCAGTACAACCTTACTACCGAATATCAAGTAGACAACTTCACCTCCGTGACGGTCGCTTACCTGGGACAGAATGGAACTCACCTGGTAGACCCGCGTGAAGGAAACCAGCGCGCCTGCCTCACCTGCGCCCTTCCTATCACGACTCTATCTGTTCTCAACCCAGCCCTAAACCAGATTGCGAACATCAGCTACACCGAGTCGGAAGCCGTCATGAACTACAGCTCGCTGCAGGTAACCGGACGGCGTCGCCTCGACCACGGCCTCGAGTTCCTGGCCAACTGGACCTACAGCAAGGGCCTCAGCAATAACCTGGGCTACTATGGTGCAAGCGGCGGTGCGGGCGACTCACAAAGTGCGTACTGGCAGGATGCATATAACGGTGGCGCGGATTATGGTCCGACGTACTTCGATGCTAAGCACAACGTCTCCATCTCTGGCTACTACGAGTTGCCTTTCGGCCGCGGGCGTCAGTTCGGTGGTGGCATGAATCGCATTGCGGATGAGGTGGTTGGAGGTTGGAAAGTGGGTTCCATCATGAGCTTCCACACCGGCTTCCCCATCACCGTAGCTTCAAATGCCTTCTATTCGAACTCGGTGAATGCCAGAGCAGCTCGTGCCAACCACCTCCGTTCTCTCCATGTAAGGGGTCGTACAGAAACCAACTATTTTGGCACCGATCCTTCAGCTCAGACCTGCGCAAGTGACTTCGACAATGGAACCTGTGCCTACCAAGAGCAGAGCGCCTCGAGCTTTGGAAACTCCTCGGTGGGTTCAGAACGTGATCCTGGCTATCAGCAGATCGACCTCGCCCTGTCCAAGGACTTCGCGATCACAGAAGGGAGTCACGTTGAGTTCCGCAGCGACTTCCTGAACGCCTTCAACATGGTCAGTTTGGCTCCGCCGAGCAACAACGCCAGCCCTGGAAACAACTTCGGTCAGATCAGCAATACAGTCAACGAACCTCGCAACATCCAACTGGCACTGAAATTTGTCTTCTAA
- a CDS encoding glycoside hydrolase family 18 protein, whose amino-acid sequence MSKKQIIAYIFPKDRIIAPGEISAEKLTRINYAFANLQNGQIVEGFAHDAENFAALNALKHDNPSLTVLVSIGGWTWSGDFSDMALTEQSRKIFIDSAVKFVEKYQLDGLDIDWEYPGMSGDSHRYRPEDKQNYTLLLKELRSRFDHEKKSLHRRLLISIATGASTEFLEHTEMARVQKYVDTVNLMSYDYYVPSWDKTTGHHAPLFTNPADPKKISADRTIHEYESAGVPAKKLVLGVPFYGKSWSQVPDQTHGLFQPGKEAPNTYLPYNSLTSLQADGYIRYWDAQASAPYLYNRDNQTFISFEDPESLKKKCEYVIDHKLAGVMFWEYSGDSANTLLDSINIGLQRHPTTATESK is encoded by the coding sequence TTGTCCAAAAAACAGATCATTGCATACATTTTTCCAAAAGACAGGATCATCGCACCCGGAGAAATATCAGCAGAAAAGTTGACGCGGATCAACTACGCCTTTGCCAATCTACAAAACGGTCAAATTGTAGAAGGCTTCGCGCACGATGCTGAAAATTTTGCTGCCCTCAATGCTCTAAAACACGACAACCCATCTCTCACTGTGTTGGTTTCAATCGGCGGCTGGACATGGTCGGGTGACTTCTCCGATATGGCCCTAACAGAACAAAGCAGAAAGATCTTCATCGATAGCGCGGTCAAATTTGTAGAAAAATACCAGTTGGATGGTCTTGATATCGATTGGGAGTACCCCGGAATGTCTGGGGATAGCCATCGCTATCGTCCGGAAGACAAGCAGAACTACACTCTTCTACTCAAAGAGCTGAGATCGCGATTCGATCACGAAAAGAAGAGTCTTCATCGGCGCCTCCTAATCTCTATCGCAACCGGCGCTTCAACTGAATTCCTGGAACACACCGAGATGGCTAGAGTGCAAAAATACGTGGACACCGTCAACCTGATGTCCTACGACTACTACGTTCCAAGTTGGGATAAAACCACCGGACACCACGCGCCCCTCTTCACCAATCCGGCCGATCCGAAGAAGATCTCCGCCGACCGTACTATTCACGAATATGAGAGTGCTGGCGTGCCAGCGAAAAAATTAGTGCTCGGCGTGCCCTTCTATGGAAAAAGCTGGAGCCAGGTCCCCGATCAAACCCACGGACTTTTTCAGCCCGGCAAGGAAGCACCCAACACCTACCTCCCGTACAACTCTTTAACCAGCCTGCAGGCTGACGGTTACATTCGCTATTGGGATGCGCAGGCTTCTGCTCCCTACCTCTACAATCGGGACAACCAAACCTTCATATCGTTTGAGGACCCCGAGTCACTAAAGAAGAAGTGCGAGTATGTGATTGATCACAAGCTAGCCGGCGTCATGTTCTGGGAGTACTCCGGTGACTCGGCCAATACCCTCCTTGATTCGATCAATATCGGTCTGCAGCGTCACCCCACGACGGCAACGGAGTCCAAATGA
- a CDS encoding DUF5009 domain-containing protein, which produces MNSTIELPLTRITSSTRANRVASIDIFRGLTMTLMIFVNELAAVKDLPWWNYHAPAKVDAMTYVDMVFPAFLFILGMTVPIALEHRLRKNPSMPALWLHVILRTIALVVLGLILANAELGSHSLMGINSALWTIFALIGAVLYWNVYSRSERHQTIFRILRFSGLALMVVMFAIFRRATPDGRAAWISTSYPEILGLLGYTYLAVSILYIATRQWRWAPLVWFVVMTVLCIASTAKWILFLHGIPLYLWPFGNGAMASIALAGVVTSGIFVNNRDLRWKTPRQKSIAAISFASITLLCGWLLTPLGISKIRATPTWCLYSIGCSVLLFTLLYWICDVRRAVRWAAFTRPAGENTLLTYLLPDFYFFIASACGFTYFTEHANSGIPGVLRCLIFTALILALSALLTRWKLRLQI; this is translated from the coding sequence ATGAATTCGACGATTGAACTTCCCCTGACGCGCATAACCAGTTCGACTCGCGCCAATCGCGTCGCATCCATCGATATCTTTCGCGGACTCACGATGACTCTCATGATCTTCGTCAACGAATTAGCCGCAGTCAAAGATCTTCCCTGGTGGAACTATCACGCCCCAGCAAAAGTCGATGCCATGACCTACGTCGATATGGTGTTCCCGGCTTTCCTATTCATCCTCGGTATGACCGTTCCCATCGCCCTGGAACATCGTCTCCGCAAAAACCCCTCCATGCCCGCTCTCTGGCTCCACGTGATTCTACGAACCATCGCGTTGGTCGTTCTCGGACTTATTCTTGCCAACGCTGAACTCGGAAGCCATTCGTTGATGGGGATCAATTCGGCGCTCTGGACCATCTTCGCTCTTATCGGCGCCGTACTTTATTGGAACGTGTACAGCCGCTCCGAACGCCACCAAACCATATTTCGAATCCTGCGATTTTCCGGTCTGGCATTGATGGTAGTGATGTTCGCCATCTTCCGCAGAGCGACGCCTGACGGACGCGCAGCGTGGATCAGCACATCTTATCCAGAGATCCTGGGATTGCTCGGATACACGTATCTCGCAGTCTCAATCCTATACATCGCAACTCGACAATGGCGCTGGGCGCCCCTCGTGTGGTTCGTCGTCATGACTGTCCTCTGCATTGCATCAACGGCAAAATGGATTTTATTTCTACACGGCATTCCGCTCTACCTATGGCCCTTCGGCAACGGGGCCATGGCTTCGATCGCTTTGGCCGGAGTTGTCACTTCGGGCATCTTTGTGAACAACCGCGACCTCCGATGGAAAACGCCTCGACAAAAATCTATCGCGGCCATCTCATTCGCCAGCATCACGCTCTTATGCGGATGGCTCCTTACTCCATTAGGCATCTCAAAGATTCGCGCCACCCCAACCTGGTGTCTCTACAGCATCGGCTGCAGCGTACTGTTATTCACGCTGCTTTATTGGATCTGCGATGTCAGGCGAGCCGTTCGCTGGGCCGCATTTACACGTCCAGCAGGCGAGAATACCCTTCTCACCTACCTCCTCCCAGACTTTTATTTTTTCATTGCCTCTGCGTGTGGCTTCACATACTTCACGGAACACGCTAACTCAGGCATCCCGGGCGTGCTGAGATGCCTGATCTTCACAGCATTGATTCTGGCCCTCTCTGCTCTACTCACCAGGTGGAAGCTAAGACTTCAGATCTGA
- a CDS encoding acyl-CoA dehydrogenase produces the protein MFGLTDEQKQLQSAVRAFAEGEIAPHVSEWDEKSEFPHDVVKKLGEMGLLGVIFPESLGGAGMGYVEYVLAIEELSRVDGSVGIIVAAHNSLCTNHIMLGGNDEQRKRWIPKLASGQWLGAWGLTEPGSGSDAGGARTTAVKQGDKWVLNGSKTFITNGSYANCAVVLAVTDKEKGTRGGISAFVVERGTKGFRSGRKENKLGLRASDTAELIFEDCEVPSENLVGKEGDGFKDAMRVLDGGRISIAALSLGMARGALDAAMKYAQERRQFGKAISEFQAIQFKLADMATQLDAAWLLTMRAAQMKDAGKKVTLESAMAKLYASEAACRICDEGVQIHGGYGFIKDYPAEKFYRDVRLCPIGEGTSEIQRMVIARELLGKSPSRG, from the coding sequence ATGTTTGGGTTGACCGATGAGCAGAAGCAGTTGCAAAGCGCAGTAAGAGCGTTTGCCGAGGGCGAGATTGCGCCACATGTCTCGGAGTGGGATGAAAAGAGCGAGTTTCCTCACGATGTGGTGAAGAAGCTTGGGGAGATGGGTTTGCTGGGGGTGATCTTTCCCGAGTCGCTGGGCGGAGCGGGTATGGGTTACGTGGAGTATGTGCTTGCGATTGAGGAGCTTTCGCGCGTGGATGGGAGTGTAGGAATCATCGTTGCGGCGCATAACTCGCTGTGTACGAATCACATCATGCTTGGTGGGAACGATGAGCAGAGGAAGCGGTGGATTCCAAAGCTGGCGAGTGGCCAGTGGCTGGGTGCGTGGGGGTTGACGGAGCCGGGTTCGGGCTCGGATGCCGGCGGGGCCCGCACCACGGCGGTAAAGCAGGGAGATAAGTGGGTGCTGAATGGGAGCAAGACGTTCATCACTAATGGGAGTTATGCGAACTGCGCGGTGGTGCTCGCGGTGACGGATAAGGAGAAGGGAACTCGCGGCGGGATCTCGGCGTTTGTCGTGGAGCGCGGAACGAAGGGGTTTCGGTCGGGTCGGAAGGAGAACAAGCTGGGGCTGCGGGCGAGCGACACGGCGGAGTTGATCTTCGAGGACTGTGAGGTTCCATCGGAGAATCTGGTTGGGAAAGAGGGAGACGGGTTTAAAGATGCTATGCGGGTGCTCGATGGAGGGAGAATTTCGATCGCGGCGCTGAGTCTGGGGATGGCGCGTGGGGCGCTCGATGCGGCGATGAAGTATGCGCAGGAGAGACGGCAGTTCGGAAAGGCCATTAGCGAGTTTCAGGCGATTCAATTCAAACTCGCGGACATGGCGACGCAGCTCGATGCGGCGTGGCTGTTGACGATGCGTGCAGCACAGATGAAGGATGCGGGCAAGAAGGTAACGCTAGAGTCGGCGATGGCGAAGCTGTATGCGAGCGAGGCGGCGTGCAGGATCTGCGACGAGGGCGTGCAGATTCATGGGGGGTATGGGTTCATCAAGGATTATCCGGCAGAGAAGTTTTACCGGGATGTAAGGCTCTGCCCGATTGGTGAGGGAACGAGCGAGATTCAGCGGATGGTGATAGCGCGAGAGCTGCTGGGGAAGAGCCCGAGCCGTGGCTAG
- a CDS encoding trans-sulfuration enzyme family protein, translating into MEATKKPGFATRAIHDGQAPDQSTGAVNVPIYLTSTYQQEEIGKNKGHEYARLTNPTRDALEESLCSLEGGTSAHVFGSGMAAITALCTMMKSGDHVVCSDNVYGGTGRLFDKVLTNYGLTFTYVDTSVAENVAAAITPATKLVHIETPTNPMMSLTDIGAVARICHAKGVELSVDNTFLSPYLQQPIALGADIVMHSTTKFLNGHSDGLGGVLICTKPEHAETFRFVQKCTGGILSPFESYLLLRGVKTLAVRMKQHDANGRVVADFLKGHAKVQQVFYPGLVEHPQHELAKRQQHGFGSMISMELGSLEKANKFAKALRLGLLAESLGGVETLICHPATMTHAAVGAEGRARLGITDGLMRVSVGIEDVEDIVADLGQALDKI; encoded by the coding sequence ATGGAAGCGACGAAGAAACCTGGGTTTGCAACACGGGCGATTCATGATGGGCAGGCTCCTGACCAGTCGACGGGCGCGGTGAATGTACCGATTTATCTGACCTCGACGTATCAGCAGGAGGAGATCGGGAAGAACAAGGGGCATGAGTACGCTCGGCTGACGAATCCGACGCGGGATGCGTTGGAGGAGAGCCTGTGCTCTCTCGAAGGCGGGACGAGCGCTCATGTGTTCGGCAGCGGGATGGCGGCGATCACGGCGCTGTGCACGATGATGAAGTCGGGTGACCATGTGGTCTGCTCGGATAATGTGTACGGCGGGACCGGGCGGCTGTTTGACAAAGTACTGACGAACTATGGGTTGACGTTTACCTATGTCGATACGAGCGTGGCCGAGAATGTCGCTGCTGCGATTACTCCGGCGACGAAGTTGGTGCACATCGAGACGCCGACGAATCCGATGATGTCGCTGACGGATATTGGCGCAGTGGCGAGGATCTGCCATGCGAAGGGTGTGGAGTTGAGTGTTGACAACACGTTCCTGTCGCCCTATCTGCAGCAGCCGATCGCACTGGGCGCCGATATCGTGATGCATTCGACGACGAAGTTTTTGAATGGCCACTCGGATGGGTTGGGCGGCGTTCTGATCTGCACCAAACCGGAGCATGCGGAGACATTTCGGTTTGTGCAGAAGTGTACAGGCGGGATCTTGTCGCCGTTTGAGAGTTATCTACTACTGCGCGGAGTGAAGACGCTGGCGGTGCGGATGAAGCAGCATGATGCTAATGGCCGCGTGGTTGCTGACTTTTTGAAGGGTCATGCAAAGGTTCAGCAAGTGTTTTATCCTGGGTTGGTTGAGCATCCGCAGCACGAACTGGCGAAGCGGCAGCAGCACGGGTTTGGGTCGATGATCTCGATGGAACTGGGGTCGCTGGAGAAGGCAAACAAGTTTGCAAAGGCGCTTCGGCTTGGACTGCTGGCGGAATCATTGGGTGGGGTGGAGACGTTGATATGTCATCCGGCGACGATGACGCATGCCGCGGTGGGAGCGGAGGGTCGCGCGCGTCTGGGAATTACCGACGGATTGATGCGGGTTTCGGTGGGGATTGAAGATGTGGAGGATATCGTCGCGGATTTGGGGCAGGCTCTGGATAAGATCTGA
- the cysK gene encoding cysteine synthase A has protein sequence MKVVESILELVGQTPMVRLRRLELRSGSENCAEIWAKLEFLNPGGSIKDRAALGIVLDAERRGVLQPGGTIVEATAGNTGVGLALIGVNRGYKVMLYVPEQFAEEKCKLMRGLGATVVRTPEPEGMAGAIRRALQFEKETPGAFAALQFENPANPDFHEETTAAEIWEQMEGRVDAWVSGVGSAGTFTGVARFFKKKRAEILTVAVEPQGSVLEGGEPGPHKVEGIGVSFIPATFDRSVCDRVMMVMDEPALEMVKRLAAEEGVFAGSSAGAMLCAAVDVARELGAGKRVVTVIPDSAERYLSKELLN, from the coding sequence ATGAAGGTTGTTGAGAGCATTTTGGAGTTAGTTGGGCAGACGCCAATGGTGCGTCTCCGCCGGCTTGAATTGAGAAGTGGTAGTGAGAACTGCGCAGAGATCTGGGCAAAGCTGGAGTTCTTGAATCCGGGTGGAAGTATTAAAGACAGGGCTGCGCTCGGGATTGTGCTGGATGCTGAGCGGCGGGGCGTGCTGCAGCCTGGCGGCACGATTGTGGAGGCGACGGCTGGGAATACTGGTGTTGGGCTGGCGCTGATCGGAGTCAATCGCGGGTACAAGGTGATGCTGTATGTGCCGGAGCAGTTTGCCGAGGAGAAGTGCAAGCTGATGCGCGGACTCGGAGCGACAGTGGTTCGGACTCCTGAACCCGAGGGCATGGCGGGGGCTATTCGGAGGGCCCTGCAGTTCGAGAAAGAGACGCCGGGGGCGTTCGCTGCGCTGCAGTTTGAGAACCCAGCGAACCCTGACTTTCATGAGGAGACGACGGCGGCTGAGATCTGGGAGCAGATGGAAGGCCGCGTGGACGCGTGGGTCTCAGGGGTCGGTTCAGCGGGAACGTTTACCGGAGTGGCCCGGTTTTTCAAGAAGAAGCGGGCTGAGATTCTGACCGTTGCCGTCGAACCGCAGGGGAGTGTTCTGGAGGGCGGCGAGCCGGGACCGCATAAGGTGGAAGGAATTGGGGTTTCGTTTATTCCTGCGACGTTTGACCGCTCTGTGTGTGATCGCGTGATGATGGTGATGGACGAGCCAGCGTTGGAGATGGTGAAGCGGCTTGCTGCGGAAGAGGGTGTGTTCGCGGGGTCCAGCGCGGGGGCGATGTTGTGCGCGGCGGTTGACGTGGCGCGGGAGCTGGGAGCGGGGAAGAGAGTGGTGACGGTGATTCCGGATTCGGCGGAGCGGTATCTGTCGAAGGAATTGCTGAATTAA
- a CDS encoding VWA domain-containing protein: MHLRSKSFWPGMAAGWLMLMAGGVGGWAQRPASPQTPAKQQPVSQQPSLTVDRDPVASPDPDTPARSQTTAPQGVGSSGTIARENGKYTLRQDAYEVRLNATVLDGSGRSIQTLDKDAFHIYEDGVPQTINSFRHEDLPVSLGLLIDSSGSMYDKRVAVDKASLDFVKLSNPEDEEFLVDFSWEAFIDQDFTNNIDKLQQGLGYIKSSGGTAIYDALVASADYLAKNAKHPKQVLLVITDGEDNASSATLEQTIRRIQDLDGPVIYCVGLLFGEDTDKRESRHARRVLETLAEQTGGAAYFPKSVKEVDTIAAEVAQDIRTQYTISYHSTKSPTLGGYREVHVEAKSKNFGRLSVRTRTGYYPRVVADASKGGGAGFSDPEKKN, from the coding sequence ATGCACCTTCGCAGTAAGAGCTTTTGGCCAGGGATGGCCGCAGGATGGTTGATGCTGATGGCTGGTGGGGTGGGCGGTTGGGCCCAGCGGCCGGCATCTCCGCAGACACCCGCGAAACAACAACCCGTTTCACAACAGCCTTCGCTGACCGTCGATCGCGATCCGGTGGCTTCGCCTGACCCTGATACGCCGGCGCGGAGTCAGACAACCGCGCCGCAGGGTGTGGGGAGTAGCGGTACGATTGCGCGGGAGAACGGCAAGTATACATTGCGGCAGGATGCTTACGAGGTCCGCCTGAATGCGACGGTGCTGGATGGGAGCGGGCGGTCGATTCAGACGCTGGATAAAGATGCATTTCATATTTATGAAGATGGAGTTCCGCAGACGATCAACTCGTTTCGGCACGAGGATCTGCCGGTGTCGCTGGGGCTGCTGATCGACAGCTCTGGGTCGATGTACGACAAGCGAGTGGCGGTGGACAAGGCGTCGCTCGATTTTGTGAAGCTGTCGAATCCCGAGGATGAAGAGTTTCTGGTGGACTTCTCATGGGAGGCGTTCATCGATCAGGACTTTACGAACAATATCGACAAGTTGCAACAGGGGCTGGGATACATCAAATCGAGCGGTGGAACAGCAATCTACGATGCGCTGGTGGCCTCAGCCGATTATCTGGCGAAGAACGCGAAGCATCCGAAGCAGGTTCTGTTGGTGATTACGGACGGCGAAGATAATGCTTCGAGTGCAACACTGGAGCAGACGATTCGAAGGATTCAGGATCTCGATGGTCCGGTGATTTACTGTGTAGGCTTGCTGTTTGGTGAGGATACGGATAAGCGCGAGTCGCGGCATGCGCGCAGGGTGCTGGAGACGCTGGCGGAACAGACCGGCGGTGCGGCTTACTTTCCGAAGTCGGTGAAGGAGGTCGATACGATCGCCGCGGAGGTGGCGCAGGATATTCGCACGCAGTACACGATCTCCTATCACTCGACGAAGTCGCCGACGTTGGGTGGTTATCGCGAGGTGCATGTGGAGGCTAAGTCGAAGAACTTCGGGCGGCTTTCGGTGCGGACGCGGACTGGGTACTATCCGAGGGTGGTGGCGGATGCGAGCAAAGGTGGCGGCGCTGGCTTTAGTGACCCAGAAAAGAAGAACTGA